In Phenylobacterium zucineum HLK1, one DNA window encodes the following:
- a CDS encoding Fe2+-dependent dioxygenase — MMLHIPQVLSKAKVAELRALIDAAPWVDGNETSGTQSALAKRNAQLPEGSPAATQAGEAILDALERNPLFVAAALPQVVFPPLFNRYAGGEAFGLHVDNSIRQSRDGRTRIRSDLSATLFLTEPEDYDGGVLVVEDTFGAHEVKLPAGDMILYPASSLHEVTPVTRGARVCSFFWIQSLVREDARRELLFQMDLAIQQLGARIGADAPELVSLTGGYHNLLRMWAEV; from the coding sequence ATGATGCTGCACATCCCGCAAGTCCTCTCCAAGGCCAAGGTCGCCGAGCTGCGCGCCCTGATCGACGCCGCTCCGTGGGTCGACGGCAACGAGACCTCCGGGACCCAGTCGGCGCTCGCCAAGCGCAACGCCCAGCTCCCCGAGGGCTCGCCCGCGGCGACGCAGGCGGGCGAGGCGATCCTGGACGCCCTGGAGCGCAATCCGCTGTTCGTGGCCGCCGCCCTGCCGCAGGTGGTCTTCCCGCCGCTGTTCAACCGCTACGCCGGCGGCGAGGCGTTCGGCCTGCACGTGGACAACTCGATCCGCCAGAGCCGCGACGGGCGCACCCGCATCCGCAGCGACCTGTCGGCGACGCTGTTCCTGACCGAGCCCGAGGACTACGACGGCGGGGTGCTGGTGGTGGAGGACACCTTCGGCGCCCACGAGGTGAAGCTGCCGGCCGGCGACATGATCCTCTACCCGGCCTCCAGCCTGCACGAGGTGACGCCGGTGACCCGCGGCGCGCGGGTCTGCAGCTTCTTCTGGATCCAGAGCCTGGTGCGCGAGGACGCCCGCCGCGAGCTGCTGTTCCAGATGGACCTGGCGATCCAGCAGCTCGGCGCGCGCATCGGCGCCGACGCCCCCGAGCTGGTCTCGCTGACTGGCGGCTATCACAACCTGCTGCGGATGTGGGCCGAGGTCTGA
- a CDS encoding DUF3553 domain-containing protein has product MEPFSDPFLEPGVLVRHPTQDDWGVGQVQSVAGRKVTVNFENAGKQVIDAAVVRLVFVGDDPRAI; this is encoded by the coding sequence ATGGAGCCGTTCTCGGACCCCTTCCTGGAACCCGGCGTCCTGGTCCGCCACCCGACCCAGGACGACTGGGGCGTGGGCCAGGTGCAGTCGGTGGCCGGCCGCAAGGTGACCGTGAACTTCGAGAACGCGGGCAAGCAGGTGATCGACGCCGCCGTCGTGCGCCTGGTGTTCGTGGGCGACGACCCCAGGGCGATCTGA
- a CDS encoding acyl-CoA dehydrogenase, giving the protein MPLDTAPQKTFRWDDPLDLSSRLSEEERMVWEAARQYAREKLLPRVVSAYAEERFDREIMTEMGELGFLGPTLPEEYGCAGVNHVAYGLIAREIEAIDSGYRSAMSVQSSLVMYPIYAFGSEDQKRRFLPGMAAGTIVGCFGLTEPDGGSDPASMRTTARKVDGGYVLNGAKMWITNSPISDVALVWAKLDGKIRGFLVERGTEGFETPQIKNKLSLRASVTGEIALSDAFVPEDMMLPGVEGLRGPFSCLNKARYGIAWGAMGAAEFCLHASRDYVSSRSLFGRTLASRQLVQKKLADMQTEIALGFEGALALGRLIDEGAWVPEAISMLKRNNCGKALDIARVARDMHGGNGISGEYHVMRHASNLETVNTYEGAHDVHALILGRAITGESAF; this is encoded by the coding sequence ATGCCGCTCGATACAGCCCCGCAAAAGACGTTCCGCTGGGACGACCCGCTGGACCTGTCCTCGCGCCTCTCCGAGGAGGAGCGCATGGTGTGGGAGGCGGCCCGCCAGTACGCCCGCGAGAAGCTGTTGCCGCGGGTGGTTTCGGCCTACGCCGAAGAGCGGTTCGACCGCGAGATCATGACCGAGATGGGCGAGCTGGGCTTCCTCGGCCCGACGCTGCCCGAGGAGTACGGCTGCGCGGGCGTGAACCACGTGGCCTACGGCCTGATCGCCCGCGAGATCGAGGCGATCGATTCCGGCTACCGCTCGGCCATGAGCGTGCAGTCCTCGCTGGTCATGTACCCGATCTACGCCTTCGGCTCGGAAGACCAGAAGCGCAGGTTCCTGCCCGGCATGGCGGCGGGGACGATCGTCGGCTGCTTCGGCCTCACCGAGCCGGACGGCGGCTCCGATCCCGCCTCGATGCGCACCACCGCCCGAAAGGTCGACGGTGGGTATGTGCTGAACGGCGCGAAGATGTGGATCACCAACTCCCCGATCAGCGACGTGGCCCTCGTCTGGGCCAAGCTGGACGGCAAGATCCGCGGCTTCCTGGTCGAGCGGGGGACCGAGGGCTTCGAGACGCCCCAGATCAAGAACAAGCTGTCCCTGCGCGCCTCGGTGACCGGCGAGATCGCCCTCTCCGACGCCTTCGTCCCCGAGGACATGATGCTGCCGGGCGTCGAGGGCCTGCGCGGGCCGTTCTCGTGCCTGAACAAGGCGCGCTACGGCATCGCCTGGGGGGCCATGGGCGCCGCCGAGTTCTGCCTGCACGCCAGCCGCGACTACGTCTCCAGCCGCAGCCTGTTCGGCCGCACCCTGGCCTCGCGCCAGCTGGTGCAGAAGAAGCTGGCCGACATGCAGACCGAGATCGCCCTGGGCTTCGAGGGCGCCCTGGCGCTGGGCCGGCTGATCGACGAGGGCGCCTGGGTGCCCGAGGCCATCTCGATGCTGAAGCGCAACAACTGCGGCAAGGCGCTCGACATCGCCCGCGTCGCCCGCGACATGCACGGCGGCAACGGCATTTCGGGCGAGTACCACGTGATGCGCCACGCCTCGAACCTCGAGACGGTGAACACCTACGAGGGCGCCCATGACGTGCACGCGCTGATCCTGGGTCGGGCCATCACCGGCGAGAGCGCGTTCTAG
- a CDS encoding CheR family methyltransferase has protein sequence MEAADRELVAALCAARAGLRVDPDRAYLIESRLAPVARREGFGSLDQFVETVRVRGDERLVWALVEAMAPPETSFFRDPAVFEVIVREVLPGLVRGAGGAPVRIWSAACGTGQEVYSLAMRIAEEPGLAGRVEIFASDLSERSLEKAQAGLYSQFEVQRGLPARRLVRHFEKRGDLFALSPQVRQMVRWRRVNLLDDLSRLGRFELILCRNVLSSLTGEAREQVMGALAGLLAPGGRLVLGRSEAAQAWLDPVAAEVGVFELASDAALSAA, from the coding sequence ATGGAAGCCGCCGATCGCGAGCTGGTGGCGGCGCTGTGCGCGGCGCGCGCGGGCCTGCGGGTCGATCCCGACCGCGCCTACCTCATCGAAAGCCGGCTCGCCCCGGTCGCGCGGCGCGAGGGCTTCGGCTCGCTTGACCAGTTCGTCGAGACGGTGCGGGTGCGCGGCGACGAGCGGCTGGTCTGGGCGCTCGTGGAGGCGATGGCGCCGCCCGAGACCTCGTTCTTCCGCGACCCCGCCGTGTTCGAGGTGATCGTGCGCGAGGTCCTGCCGGGCCTGGTCCGCGGCGCCGGCGGCGCGCCGGTGCGGATCTGGAGCGCGGCCTGCGGCACGGGCCAGGAGGTCTATTCCCTGGCCATGCGCATCGCCGAGGAGCCGGGCCTGGCCGGACGCGTGGAGATCTTCGCCTCGGACCTCTCCGAGCGCAGCCTGGAGAAGGCCCAGGCGGGGCTCTATTCCCAGTTCGAGGTCCAGCGCGGCCTGCCGGCGCGCCGGCTGGTGCGCCACTTCGAGAAGCGCGGGGATCTCTTCGCCCTCTCGCCCCAGGTCCGGCAGATGGTCCGCTGGCGGCGGGTGAACCTGCTGGACGACCTCTCGCGGCTGGGCCGGTTCGAGCTGATCCTCTGCCGTAACGTGCTCTCGTCGCTCACCGGCGAGGCGCGCGAACAGGTGATGGGCGCGCTGGCGGGCCTGCTGGCCCCGGGCGGGCGGCTGGTGCTCGGCCGCAGCGAGGCCGCCCAGGCCTGGCTCGACCCCGTGGCCGCCGAGGTCGGCGTGTTCGAGCTGGCGTCCGACGCCGCCCTAAGCGCGGCCTGA
- a CDS encoding entericidin A/B family lipoprotein: protein MRKVLIMAAFAASLAVSACNTVSGAGQDVQAAGSAVTDAAEDVKN from the coding sequence ATGCGCAAGGTTCTGATCATGGCGGCGTTCGCCGCCAGCCTGGCCGTCTCGGCCTGCAACACCGTTTCGGGCGCCGGCCAGGACGTGCAGGCCGCCGGCTCGGCCGTGACGGACGCCGCCGAGGACGTGAAGAACTAG
- a CDS encoding TonB-dependent receptor — MSAVRGVVARKKRALAFVAGVAGLSLGAAAQAEEAASAAAEAAPELSGVDVTGARHREPESPKFTAPLVDTPRTVTVIPREVIERTAATSLTDILRTSPGITFGAGEGGQPLADRPFIRGQASGNNIFVDGVRDTGGQTREVFSLEQVEVIKGADSAYSGRGSGGGSINLTSKRPRLDSFVGVQASAGTDAYYRAVVDANHQIGETSAVRLNLMGMEADTPGRDAAETSRYGLLAGIATGLGTETRATLLYYRLRTDDLPDYGVPLFTKARDLPRTDSGVLPVPRDSFYGLKARDYQETEADIATFVAEHDVSGAFRLRNVFRASRTLNDYVVTNPGDGGAAQFVAGEWWMKRGTKSRWNPTRTIANVTDVYGKFATGFAEHSYAVGLELSREQNKNASYVVYTAAGSPCPAGFAGASNNAGVGDCTRLFAPNPDDPWQGTLARPTPSRNDAKTTGVYAFDTVSFGDRWLLNLGIRHDRYSVSGTDVSATSAAGVITGETLTHRDGEWEFTNYQAGLVYKPTEHSSLYVSYGTTSTPPTIAAGDQNTGTGTGQGNLANVLLEPEEVTSFEVGAKWALFGERLSASVAYFDLTRENAQIQVSPGVYAQAGEAQVKGVEVGVSGAVTERWQVFGGYTYQDSELVRGAYNVVNVGDPLANTPKHSFSLFTTYDVTDALIVGGGAYHVSKSFGGNQGGAGGGNNLVYAPSYWRFDLFAAYRVTDKVDLQLNVQNVADEDYIVRTNGVHHADYGQARQAILTLNVRY; from the coding sequence ATGTCGGCGGTACGGGGCGTGGTCGCCCGCAAGAAGCGCGCGCTGGCGTTTGTGGCGGGCGTGGCGGGGCTTTCGCTGGGGGCCGCGGCCCAGGCCGAAGAGGCGGCGAGCGCGGCGGCCGAGGCCGCGCCCGAGCTGTCGGGCGTGGACGTGACCGGCGCGCGGCATCGCGAGCCGGAGTCGCCGAAGTTCACCGCGCCGCTGGTGGACACGCCGCGCACGGTGACGGTGATCCCGCGGGAGGTGATCGAGCGCACCGCGGCCACCTCGCTGACGGACATCCTGCGCACCTCCCCCGGCATCACGTTCGGAGCTGGCGAGGGCGGCCAGCCGCTGGCCGACCGGCCGTTCATCCGCGGCCAGGCGTCGGGCAACAACATCTTCGTGGACGGGGTGCGCGACACCGGCGGCCAGACCCGCGAGGTGTTCAGCCTGGAGCAGGTCGAGGTCATCAAGGGCGCCGACAGCGCCTATTCCGGCCGCGGCTCGGGCGGCGGCAGCATCAACCTGACCAGCAAGCGCCCGCGCCTCGACAGCTTCGTGGGCGTGCAGGCCTCGGCCGGGACCGACGCCTACTACCGGGCCGTGGTGGATGCGAACCACCAGATCGGCGAGACGAGCGCCGTGCGCCTGAACCTGATGGGCATGGAGGCCGACACGCCCGGCCGCGACGCCGCTGAGACCAGCCGCTACGGCCTGCTGGCCGGGATCGCCACCGGCCTCGGCACGGAGACCCGGGCGACCCTGCTCTACTACCGCCTGCGCACCGACGACCTGCCGGACTACGGCGTGCCGCTGTTCACCAAGGCCCGTGACCTGCCGCGCACCGACAGCGGCGTGCTGCCCGTGCCCCGCGACAGCTTCTACGGCCTGAAGGCCCGCGACTACCAGGAGACCGAGGCCGACATCGCGACCTTCGTCGCCGAGCACGACGTCTCGGGAGCCTTCCGGCTCCGCAACGTCTTCCGCGCCTCCCGGACCCTGAACGACTATGTGGTGACCAACCCCGGCGACGGCGGCGCGGCCCAGTTCGTCGCCGGCGAGTGGTGGATGAAGCGCGGGACCAAGTCGCGCTGGAATCCCACCCGCACGATCGCCAACGTCACCGACGTCTACGGCAAGTTCGCCACCGGCTTCGCCGAGCACAGCTACGCGGTCGGCCTCGAACTCTCCCGCGAGCAGAACAAGAACGCGTCCTACGTGGTCTACACCGCGGCCGGCAGCCCCTGCCCGGCGGGCTTCGCGGGCGCCAGCAACAACGCCGGCGTCGGCGACTGCACCCGCCTGTTCGCGCCGAACCCGGACGATCCGTGGCAGGGGACGCTCGCCCGGCCCACGCCCTCGCGGAACGACGCCAAGACGACCGGCGTCTACGCCTTCGACACCGTCTCGTTCGGCGACAGGTGGCTGCTGAACCTCGGGATCCGGCACGACCGCTATTCGGTGTCGGGCACGGACGTCTCGGCGACCAGCGCCGCGGGCGTGATCACCGGCGAGACCCTGACCCATCGCGACGGCGAGTGGGAGTTCACCAACTACCAGGCGGGCCTCGTCTACAAGCCCACCGAGCACTCCAGCCTCTACGTCTCGTACGGCACCACCTCGACCCCGCCCACGATCGCGGCCGGCGACCAGAACACCGGGACGGGCACGGGTCAGGGCAACCTCGCCAACGTGCTGCTGGAGCCCGAGGAGGTCACCAGCTTCGAAGTGGGCGCCAAGTGGGCCCTGTTCGGCGAGCGGCTGTCGGCTTCGGTCGCCTACTTCGACCTGACCCGCGAGAACGCCCAGATCCAGGTCTCCCCCGGGGTCTACGCCCAGGCCGGCGAGGCGCAGGTGAAGGGCGTCGAGGTCGGGGTCAGCGGCGCGGTCACCGAGCGCTGGCAGGTGTTCGGCGGCTACACCTACCAGGACAGCGAGCTGGTCCGGGGCGCCTACAACGTCGTCAACGTCGGCGATCCGCTGGCCAACACGCCCAAGCACAGCTTCAGCCTGTTCACGACCTACGACGTGACCGACGCGCTCATCGTGGGCGGCGGGGCCTACCACGTCTCGAAGAGCTTCGGCGGAAACCAGGGCGGCGCCGGCGGCGGGAACAACCTCGTCTACGCCCCGTCCTACTGGCGCTTCGACCTCTTCGCCGCCTACCGCGTGACCGACAAGGTGGACCTGCAGCTGAACGTCCAGAACGTGGCCGACGAGGACTACATCGTCCGCACCAACGGCGTGCACCACGCCGACTACGGCCAGGCCCGGCAGGCGATCCTGACCCTGAACGTCCGCTACTGA
- the chpT gene encoding histidine phosphotransferase ChpT, producing the protein MTDSPKADPAAVRPAELAAFLAARMCHDFISPASAIVSGLDLLEDPSAQDMREEAMGLIESSARKLADLLAFCRVAFGASASAETFDPRDLEKLARGVFAHMRAELDWTLETPAVNKPTARTLLNLAQMAGAALPTGGTARVRAVQEGAQVALAVEATGPRARLRPEVLRGLQGEPLGEGLHGHWVQAYYVHLFVADAGGRVFADVNEERIVFAATLPA; encoded by the coding sequence ATGACCGATAGCCCGAAGGCCGACCCGGCCGCCGTCCGCCCGGCGGAGCTCGCCGCCTTTCTCGCCGCCCGGATGTGCCATGACTTCATCAGCCCGGCGAGCGCCATCGTCTCGGGCCTCGACCTCCTGGAGGATCCCTCGGCGCAGGACATGCGCGAGGAGGCCATGGGCCTGATCGAGAGCTCGGCCCGCAAGCTCGCCGACCTGCTGGCGTTCTGCCGCGTGGCCTTCGGCGCCTCGGCCTCGGCCGAGACCTTCGACCCCCGCGACCTCGAGAAGCTGGCCCGGGGCGTCTTCGCCCACATGCGCGCCGAGCTGGACTGGACGCTGGAGACCCCGGCGGTGAACAAGCCGACCGCCCGGACGCTGCTGAACCTGGCCCAGATGGCCGGGGCGGCGCTGCCCACCGGCGGGACCGCCCGGGTCCGCGCCGTGCAGGAAGGCGCCCAGGTCGCCCTCGCCGTCGAGGCGACCGGCCCCCGCGCGCGGCTGCGGCCGGAGGTGCTGCGCGGCCTGCAGGGCGAGCCGCTGGGCGAGGGGCTGCACGGCCATTGGGTGCAGGCCTACTACGTGCACCTGTTCGTCGCCGACGCCGGCGGGCGGGTGTTCGCCGACGTCAACGAGGAGCGGATCGTCTTCGCCGCGACCTTGCCGGCCTAG
- the cysQ gene encoding 3'(2'),5'-bisphosphate nucleotidase CysQ, which produces MRLTDTDVGERLAQICEAAAELILPLWRSGLAVDRKSDESPVTEADRRGEALILQQLAEAFPGLPVVSEEDASEFGTPDAIGPVFFLVDPLDGTKAFVRGDAHFTVNIGLVEDGRPVAGAVCCPPTGETWFTSGGRTLKRVKGGASAPVRVRAWPEGEALALTSLTARPEQIEALRERYGFSRTEGMDSSIKLCRIAEGAADVYPRHGPTMEWDIAAGHAVLAAAGGQVTTPEGEPFVYGKADQGFRNGWFVARGG; this is translated from the coding sequence TTGAGACTGACCGACACGGACGTGGGCGAACGGCTCGCGCAGATCTGCGAGGCCGCGGCCGAGCTCATCCTGCCGCTCTGGCGCTCGGGGCTCGCGGTGGACCGCAAGTCGGACGAGAGCCCGGTGACCGAGGCCGACCGGCGGGGCGAGGCCCTGATCCTGCAGCAGCTCGCCGAGGCCTTCCCGGGCCTGCCGGTGGTCTCGGAGGAGGACGCCAGCGAGTTCGGGACCCCCGACGCGATCGGCCCGGTCTTCTTCCTGGTGGACCCGCTGGACGGCACCAAGGCCTTCGTGCGCGGCGACGCCCACTTCACGGTCAACATCGGCCTCGTCGAGGACGGCCGGCCGGTGGCCGGGGCGGTCTGCTGCCCGCCGACCGGGGAGACCTGGTTCACGAGCGGCGGCCGCACGCTGAAGCGGGTGAAGGGCGGGGCGTCGGCCCCGGTGCGGGTGCGCGCCTGGCCTGAGGGCGAGGCCCTGGCGCTGACCAGTCTGACCGCCAGGCCCGAGCAGATCGAGGCCCTGCGCGAGCGCTACGGCTTCTCGCGCACCGAGGGGATGGATTCCTCGATCAAGCTGTGCCGCATCGCCGAGGGCGCGGCCGACGTCTACCCGCGCCACGGGCCGACCATGGAATGGGACATCGCCGCGGGCCATGCGGTGCTGGCGGCGGCGGGCGGCCAGGTGACCACCCCCGAGGGCGAGCCGTTCGTCTACGGCAAGGCCGACCAGGGGTTCCGCAACGGCTGGTTCGTGGCGCGCGGCGGCTAG
- a CDS encoding PAS domain-containing hybrid sensor histidine kinase/response regulator codes for MARKSATRAADRAEMVSWLFEHSRDLMHVVGPDRCIRLVNPAWTELTGWREDELIGRRAIEVFHPDDRPHMLARVAQSKVGVVYESEARVLLKDGSSCWVAARRQMMPDGSHIVSMRDATEQRAHRDEIDNARRTRKALGASAGIGIWTYEPALGRIWWSDEIVAMVGFDPRENDTPEAFRAMMHPRDRARTMQAFARAVENGEPLQREHRVWARGRWMVVRVTVTTEPRPGGVFALKGISEDITELAAARDAARHGEQQARKARREAQVNARRLKMALEAAEAGVYEIDHVARTFWASPEFERITGRRGSSYEEAVHLSYPGFHPEDLPHVRASFRALHRGDKKSGESFEARIVRPDGAERWVRVYHHLKVGRNGRWLKAVGLVQDCDAHKRQELALKEAQRAAEAAGEAKGAFLANMSHEIRTPLNGVMGVLHILKSEQLTDEGRSLLDEALSCGQMLAELLNDVIDFSKIEAGRLELACEPVDPKALVEGVARLLKPQAQAKGLQLIVDADARMGWVRSDPVRLRQALFNLVGNAVKFTEKGHVVIRCRLADAGVLRFEVEDTGVGIPEAAQARLFQRFNQADASTTRKFGGSGLGLAITKRLAEMMNGQVGFTSAEGRGSTFWLEVAAEPAEAQAPACEAPHAVLEGLRVLVVEDNATNRLIATKLLENLGASVETAADGYLGVEAAARGGFDLILMDVQMPGIDGLEAARRIRALGGNVAAIPIVALTANVLSHQRQSYLEAGMDGVVGKPISPAALLSEIARLSAPVEPAVEAADDADTAAA; via the coding sequence ATGGCCCGGAAGAGCGCGACACGCGCCGCCGACAGGGCTGAGATGGTCTCGTGGCTGTTCGAGCACAGCCGCGACCTCATGCACGTGGTCGGCCCCGACCGCTGCATCCGCCTCGTCAATCCCGCCTGGACCGAACTCACCGGCTGGCGCGAGGACGAGCTGATCGGCCGCCGCGCCATCGAGGTCTTCCACCCCGACGACCGGCCGCACATGCTGGCGCGCGTGGCCCAGTCGAAGGTGGGCGTGGTCTATGAATCCGAGGCCCGCGTCCTCCTGAAGGACGGCTCCTCGTGCTGGGTCGCCGCGCGGCGCCAGATGATGCCGGACGGCTCGCACATCGTGTCCATGCGGGACGCCACCGAGCAGCGCGCCCACCGCGACGAGATCGACAACGCCCGCCGCACCCGCAAGGCGCTGGGCGCCTCGGCCGGCATCGGCATCTGGACCTACGAGCCCGCGCTGGGGCGCATCTGGTGGTCGGACGAGATCGTCGCGATGGTCGGCTTCGACCCGCGCGAGAACGACACGCCCGAGGCCTTCCGCGCGATGATGCATCCGCGCGACCGCGCCCGGACCATGCAGGCCTTCGCCCGGGCGGTCGAGAACGGCGAGCCGCTGCAGCGCGAGCACCGCGTCTGGGCCCGCGGGCGCTGGATGGTGGTGCGCGTGACGGTCACCACCGAGCCGCGGCCGGGCGGGGTCTTCGCCCTGAAGGGCATCTCCGAGGACATCACCGAGCTGGCGGCCGCCCGCGACGCCGCGCGGCACGGCGAGCAGCAGGCCCGCAAGGCCCGCCGCGAGGCCCAGGTCAACGCCCGGCGCCTGAAGATGGCGCTCGAGGCCGCCGAGGCCGGGGTCTACGAGATCGACCACGTGGCCCGCACGTTCTGGGCCTCGCCCGAGTTCGAGCGGATCACCGGCCGGCGCGGCTCCAGCTACGAGGAGGCCGTCCACCTCAGCTATCCGGGCTTCCATCCCGAGGACCTGCCGCACGTGCGCGCCTCGTTCCGCGCCCTGCATCGCGGGGACAAGAAGTCGGGCGAATCCTTCGAGGCGCGCATCGTCCGGCCGGACGGCGCCGAGCGCTGGGTGCGCGTCTACCACCACCTCAAGGTCGGCCGGAACGGGCGCTGGCTGAAGGCCGTGGGCCTGGTGCAGGACTGCGACGCCCACAAGCGCCAGGAACTGGCCCTGAAGGAGGCCCAGCGCGCCGCCGAGGCGGCCGGCGAAGCCAAGGGCGCCTTCCTCGCCAACATGAGCCACGAGATCCGCACCCCGCTGAACGGGGTGATGGGCGTGCTGCATATCCTGAAGTCCGAGCAGCTCACCGACGAGGGCCGCAGCCTGCTGGACGAGGCGCTGTCGTGCGGCCAGATGCTGGCCGAGCTGCTGAACGACGTCATCGACTTCTCGAAGATCGAGGCCGGCCGGCTGGAGCTGGCCTGCGAGCCGGTGGACCCCAAGGCGCTGGTCGAGGGCGTCGCCCGCCTGCTGAAGCCCCAGGCCCAGGCCAAGGGCCTGCAGCTGATCGTCGACGCCGACGCGCGGATGGGCTGGGTGCGCTCGGACCCGGTGCGCCTGCGCCAGGCGCTGTTCAACCTGGTCGGCAATGCGGTGAAGTTCACCGAGAAGGGCCATGTGGTGATCCGCTGCCGCCTCGCCGACGCGGGCGTGCTGCGCTTCGAGGTCGAGGACACCGGCGTCGGCATCCCCGAGGCGGCGCAGGCGCGGCTGTTCCAGCGGTTCAACCAGGCCGACGCCTCCACGACCCGCAAGTTCGGCGGCTCGGGCCTGGGCCTGGCCATCACCAAGCGGTTGGCCGAGATGATGAACGGCCAGGTGGGCTTCACCTCGGCCGAGGGCCGCGGTTCGACCTTCTGGCTGGAGGTGGCGGCCGAGCCGGCCGAGGCGCAGGCGCCGGCGTGCGAGGCGCCGCACGCGGTGCTGGAGGGCCTGCGCGTCCTCGTGGTCGAGGACAACGCCACCAACCGGCTGATCGCCACCAAGCTGCTCGAGAACCTGGGGGCCTCGGTCGAGACCGCCGCCGACGGCTACCTGGGCGTGGAGGCGGCCGCCCGCGGCGGCTTCGACCTGATCCTGATGGACGTGCAGATGCCCGGCATCGACGGGCTGGAGGCCGCCCGCCGCATCCGCGCGCTGGGCGGGAACGTCGCCGCCATCCCGATCGTGGCCCTCACCGCCAACGTGCTCTCGCACCAGCGGCAGTCCTACCTGGAGGCCGGCATGGACGGGGTGGTCGGCAAGCCCATCTCCCCCGCCGCCCTGCTCTCCGAGATCGCCCGGCTGAGCGCCCCTGTCGAACCTGCGGTCGAAGCGGCGGACGACGCCGACACCGCCGCGGCCTGA
- a CDS encoding response regulator — protein sequence MKTCLVVDDSRVIRKVARRILEDLGFEVAEAGDGLEAMSWCHADMPDAILLDWRMPVMDGLEFVRRLRAEPGGDRPRVVFCSVENDLERIREALDAGADEYIMKPFDGEIVASKLAHVGLAHVGPAHVGLAA from the coding sequence TTGAAGACCTGTCTGGTGGTCGACGACAGCCGCGTGATCCGCAAGGTCGCGCGCCGCATCCTGGAGGACCTGGGATTCGAGGTGGCCGAGGCCGGCGACGGACTCGAGGCCATGTCGTGGTGCCATGCCGACATGCCCGACGCGATCCTGCTCGACTGGCGGATGCCGGTGATGGACGGGCTGGAGTTCGTCCGCCGCCTGCGCGCCGAGCCGGGCGGCGACCGGCCGCGGGTGGTGTTCTGCTCGGTGGAGAACGACCTGGAGCGCATCCGTGAGGCCCTCGACGCCGGCGCCGACGAGTACATCATGAAGCCCTTCGACGGAGAGATCGTGGCCTCCAAGCTGGCCCATGTCGGCCTGGCTCACGTGGGACCGGCTCATGTGGGGCTGGCCGCCTGA